The following are from one region of the Staphylococcus schleiferi genome:
- a CDS encoding alanine/glycine:cation symporter family protein, giving the protein MIDILQKLNAILWGAPSLILLTGTGLFLTILLKGMQFTKLLHAFKLAFVPNESDKDSEGDISNFKALMTSLAGMIGNGNIAGVATAVTLGGPGAVFWMWVVGLLGMTTKYAEALLAMKYRVQNDKGEFSSGPMYYIEKGLGHRFKFLAVAFAIFGAFAALGIGNSVQSNTIADVMKNSFNVSGFVTGIVLVILISLIIFGGLKRISNVAGFFVPMMAIFYIGAAIIILIINYDQIMPSFGLIFQYAFTPVSSAGGFSGILVMQAVQNGVSKGIFSNEAGLGTVALISGNAKAEKPAIQALVAMTGTFIVTIVVCTMTALVLLVTGFWDPTGGILSGVHHDASLEAGALTSKAFGTSLGAMGEYVVSLSVIFFGFSTIIAWFVYGAKCFEYLFGVKFVMFYGIIYVIATFIGTVANLRTVWMFADTANALMMIPNLIGILFLYKVIKEETDLYFKPSVRQYS; this is encoded by the coding sequence TTGATTGATATTCTACAAAAACTCAATGCAATATTGTGGGGTGCACCGAGTTTAATTTTATTAACAGGGACGGGATTATTTTTAACCATCTTACTAAAAGGGATGCAATTCACAAAATTATTGCATGCATTTAAACTGGCATTCGTTCCAAATGAAAGTGACAAAGACAGCGAAGGCGATATTAGTAACTTTAAAGCTTTAATGACATCACTAGCTGGAATGATTGGGAATGGGAATATCGCCGGTGTAGCAACTGCTGTCACTTTAGGGGGTCCCGGCGCCGTATTTTGGATGTGGGTCGTAGGCTTGCTTGGCATGACAACGAAATATGCGGAAGCTTTACTCGCAATGAAATACCGCGTTCAAAATGATAAAGGGGAATTTTCAAGTGGTCCGATGTATTACATAGAAAAAGGTCTCGGTCACCGCTTTAAATTTTTAGCGGTCGCTTTCGCTATATTCGGTGCTTTTGCTGCGCTGGGTATTGGTAATAGTGTGCAATCAAATACGATTGCCGATGTCATGAAAAATAGCTTTAATGTGAGTGGTTTTGTGACTGGCATCGTTTTAGTGATATTAATCTCATTGATTATTTTTGGTGGTTTAAAACGCATTAGTAATGTGGCAGGCTTTTTTGTTCCAATGATGGCCATTTTTTATATTGGTGCTGCCATCATCATTTTAATCATTAATTACGATCAAATTATGCCATCGTTTGGTTTAATTTTTCAATATGCCTTTACACCCGTTTCCTCTGCAGGTGGCTTTTCAGGTATTTTAGTTATGCAAGCCGTTCAAAATGGGGTTTCTAAAGGGATTTTCTCCAACGAAGCAGGTTTGGGTACGGTCGCTTTAATTTCAGGAAATGCTAAAGCTGAAAAACCAGCCATTCAAGCGTTAGTCGCAATGACAGGAACTTTTATCGTAACGATTGTCGTTTGTACAATGACTGCACTCGTTCTTCTCGTTACAGGATTTTGGGATCCAACAGGTGGCATACTTTCTGGTGTGCATCATGATGCAAGTTTAGAAGCAGGTGCGCTTACAAGTAAAGCTTTTGGCACAAGTTTGGGTGCGATGGGTGAATATGTTGTATCTCTATCGGTCATCTTCTTCGGCTTTTCAACGATTATTGCTTGGTTCGTCTATGGAGCAAAATGTTTTGAATATCTGTTCGGCGTAAAATTTGTCATGTTCTATGGCATCATCTATGTCATCGCAACATTCATCGGTACAGTAGCCAACTTAAGAACGGTTTGGATGTTTGCAGATACAGCGAATGCTTTAATGATG
- a CDS encoding MFS transporter gives MTADKGSQFLKNYILNFVVNFLVYLTMYLLIVVIAQYSIKQYHVTAGMAGLVSGIFIVGALIGRFVVGRYIHEIGPQKILIVGLIFFILTQGLYFIEGSLTLLLITRFLNGLALAVATTATGTIVPLISPPERRGVAISLFSLSLVIGAAVGPFLGLYLAHFYPTFVLFTFCLVIAIAAFVIALFLKVKVEIEPKHEEHHRIHISQFISLPALPIAFVILICGLGYASVLSFLQLYAEQIHLTEVASYYFICYAITSILTRPIVGHILDEYHENWIAYPALLLFGLGLLILASAHAGWGLLVSGALVGIGYGSMTAVGNVVAVKMSDPDKVGLATSTFYIGLDIGIGFGPALIGIIVPSIGYRTMYLGIGILMLICILLYSILHGQRHRHRKIEEH, from the coding sequence ATGACTGCGGATAAGGGGAGTCAATTTCTTAAAAATTATATACTAAATTTTGTAGTCAATTTTCTTGTTTATTTAACAATGTATTTACTCATTGTGGTCATTGCACAGTATTCGATCAAACAATACCATGTGACTGCAGGCATGGCAGGACTTGTATCAGGGATATTTATTGTAGGTGCATTAATTGGACGGTTCGTCGTAGGACGCTATATTCATGAGATTGGTCCACAAAAAATATTAATCGTGGGTCTTATATTTTTCATTTTGACACAGGGACTTTATTTTATTGAAGGGAGCTTGACTCTTTTATTAATCACTCGATTTTTAAATGGTCTTGCACTTGCGGTTGCTACGACAGCAACAGGGACAATTGTTCCGCTTATTTCACCACCGGAACGTCGCGGTGTAGCGATTAGTTTGTTTAGTCTCAGCCTAGTGATAGGTGCAGCAGTAGGCCCCTTTTTAGGGCTCTATTTAGCCCATTTCTATCCAACGTTTGTTCTTTTTACATTTTGTCTTGTGATTGCGATAGCTGCATTTGTCATCGCGTTATTTTTGAAAGTCAAAGTTGAAATTGAGCCTAAACATGAAGAACATCATAGAATCCATATTTCTCAATTCATCTCGTTACCAGCGCTGCCTATCGCGTTTGTTATACTGATTTGTGGTTTAGGTTATGCCTCTGTTTTATCATTTTTACAATTATATGCAGAGCAAATTCATTTGACTGAAGTCGCAAGTTATTACTTTATTTGTTATGCCATCACTTCTATTTTGACGCGACCTATCGTCGGCCACATTTTAGATGAATATCATGAAAACTGGATTGCGTATCCCGCTTTGTTACTTTTTGGCTTAGGGCTCTTGATTTTAGCTTCAGCGCATGCGGGTTGGGGATTATTAGTTTCTGGTGCTTTAGTAGGTATCGGATACGGAAGTATGACAGCTGTAGGTAACGTTGTCGCAGTGAAAATGTCAGATCCGGATAAAGTCGGCTTAGCAACATCAACTTTCTATATCGGATTAGATATCGGCATTGGCTTTGGACCAGCATTAATCGGTATCATTGTGCCATCTATCGGTTACCGTACGATGTATTTAGGCATCGGTATATTGATGTTGATATGTATATTGTTATATAGCATTTTACATGGACAAAGACATCGCCATCGAAAAATAGAAGAGCATTAA
- a CDS encoding MFS transporter, which yields MSQKKTNIRWMFAGIFFLVGVIAYMDRSNISYIAGPMMKDLGLTKGQFALLASFFSLGYALMQVPAGFLAEKYGPKKMLTIALVWWSAFTIFTGIVRQHGFLFLVRFLFGIGEAPMFPSNAVFNTFWFGKNEKGRASSALLAGSYFGPVLAPFITVTIYNAFGWQAVFYIFGAVGFVIAILWGIIAKDLPEHHQMVNEAEKQYILQNRDIMKTEKSSAPWGMFFSRFSFYAIAAQYFIVQFVITLFLIWLPTYLIEQFKIDAMTMSKIAGIPWFCMFILIMLGGTISDKILSAGKSRFTARALIAIFGFIVFGVSLNFAISSATLVGNIIWMSLCLSGVGLSMVMSWVSATDLGRNFSGTVSGWMNLWGNIGAMLGPLLAGFLADYLGWVTILRSMTLLVIIAIALWFFVKPDEPLIKDQVDG from the coding sequence ATGAGTCAAAAGAAAACAAATATACGTTGGATGTTTGCAGGGATTTTCTTTCTAGTCGGTGTCATTGCCTATATGGACCGATCCAATATTTCTTATATTGCGGGTCCTATGATGAAAGATTTAGGTTTAACGAAAGGGCAGTTTGCATTACTTGCATCATTTTTCTCACTTGGTTATGCGTTAATGCAAGTACCAGCAGGATTTTTGGCTGAAAAGTATGGTCCGAAAAAAATGCTAACGATTGCACTGGTATGGTGGAGTGCTTTCACAATTTTTACAGGTATTGTCAGACAGCATGGCTTTTTATTTCTTGTTCGATTTTTATTTGGTATAGGTGAAGCACCGATGTTTCCATCTAATGCTGTCTTCAATACGTTTTGGTTTGGTAAAAATGAAAAAGGACGTGCATCTAGTGCATTGCTCGCAGGATCATATTTTGGGCCCGTATTAGCACCCTTTATAACTGTAACCATCTATAATGCGTTTGGTTGGCAAGCTGTTTTTTACATCTTTGGGGCGGTGGGCTTTGTCATTGCTATTTTATGGGGCATTATCGCAAAAGATTTACCAGAACATCATCAAATGGTAAATGAAGCAGAAAAGCAATACATTCTACAAAATCGAGATATTATGAAGACGGAAAAATCATCTGCACCATGGGGGATGTTCTTTTCTCGTTTTAGTTTTTATGCCATAGCTGCACAATATTTTATTGTTCAATTTGTGATTACTTTATTTTTAATTTGGTTACCGACATATTTAATTGAGCAGTTTAAAATAGATGCAATGACGATGAGTAAGATTGCAGGTATTCCTTGGTTCTGTATGTTTATTTTGATTATGCTAGGGGGTACGATTTCTGACAAAATTTTGAGCGCAGGTAAGTCGCGTTTTACAGCGCGTGCTTTAATTGCTATATTTGGTTTTATTGTGTTCGGTGTTTCTTTAAATTTTGCAATTTCATCTGCGACGCTTGTAGGCAATATCATTTGGATGTCACTTTGCCTAAGTGGGGTTGGTTTATCGATGGTGATGAGCTGGGTTTCAGCTACGGATTTAGGACGCAACTTTTCTGGTACAGTTTCTGGTTGGATGAACTTATGGGGCAATATCGGCGCGATGTTAGGGCCTTTATTAGCAGGCTTTTTAGCGGATTATCTAGGCTGGGTAACGATATTACGTTCGATGACATTACTTGTAATCATTGCTATAGCACTTTGGTTTTTTGTGAAGCCTGATGAACCATTAATTAAAGATCAAGTGGATGGATAA
- a CDS encoding glycerate kinase, translated as MRILIAPDSFKESMTAMEAANAIEKGWRSVTGECDTFKKIPMADGGEGTTQSLHDALGGKFVTTTVTGPLGSPVEATYSIANEGRTAVIEMAAASGLDLIPKAHRNPLISTTYGTGELLRHAVDQGVSHIILGIGGSATNDGGAGLLQALGVRLYDAQGNDLPFGGEALQHLARIDREGQDPRFDHILFEVACDVDNPLLGHRGATAIYSQQKGATAEDQVILESALTQWNTVIEKTLNKRVKNIPGTGAAGGLGAGLCAFLNVELRRGIDIVLDATHFYHSALNTDLVITGEGAIDGQTIYGKTPIGVAKAAKKYHKPVIAVAGVLGEGYEAVEMHGIDAVFSLSTGPRSVESALKRGPDDLTEWARNMAKFSMIHHQ; from the coding sequence ATGCGTATTTTAATTGCACCGGATTCGTTTAAAGAAAGTATGACTGCAATGGAAGCAGCAAATGCCATTGAAAAAGGATGGCGTTCAGTGACTGGGGAATGTGACACGTTTAAAAAAATTCCAATGGCAGATGGTGGCGAGGGGACAACACAATCCTTACACGATGCGTTAGGCGGAAAGTTTGTAACAACTACAGTCACTGGGCCATTAGGCAGTCCAGTAGAAGCCACTTATAGTATTGCTAATGAAGGACGAACTGCAGTAATAGAAATGGCAGCTGCGTCTGGTTTAGATTTGATTCCAAAAGCACACCGTAATCCTTTAATCTCGACCACCTATGGGACAGGTGAACTTTTACGACATGCAGTAGATCAAGGTGTCTCTCATATTATATTAGGTATAGGTGGAAGTGCAACAAACGATGGCGGTGCGGGTTTACTTCAAGCACTAGGTGTTCGTTTATATGATGCACAAGGAAACGATTTGCCATTTGGTGGTGAAGCGTTGCAACATCTTGCGCGTATTGACAGAGAGGGACAAGATCCACGTTTTGACCATATTCTTTTTGAAGTGGCGTGTGATGTAGATAATCCACTATTAGGCCATCGTGGTGCAACGGCGATTTATAGCCAACAAAAAGGGGCAACCGCAGAAGATCAGGTTATCTTAGAATCTGCCTTAACACAATGGAACACCGTCATTGAAAAGACTCTCAATAAAAGGGTCAAAAACATACCTGGTACCGGTGCAGCAGGTGGTTTAGGTGCAGGGCTATGTGCTTTCTTAAATGTGGAATTACGCCGAGGGATTGATATCGTTTTAGATGCGACACATTTTTATCATTCTGCTTTAAATACTGATTTAGTCATTACTGGAGAAGGCGCTATTGACGGGCAAACGATATATGGTAAAACACCGATTGGCGTCGCAAAAGCTGCGAAAAAATATCATAAGCCTGTTATTGCAGTAGCCGGTGTATTAGGCGAAGGATATGAAGCGGTTGAAATGCATGGCATCGATGCAGTGTTTAGTTTGTCGACAGGTCCGAGGTCAGTAGAATCTGCCTTAAAAAGAGGGCCTGATGATTTGACGGAATGGGCCCGCAATATGGCTAAGTTCTCTATGATCCATCATCAATAA
- the scdA gene encoding iron-sulfur cluster repair di-iron protein ScdA: protein MIQTQEKVADIVTQYPKTADVFRKYGIDFCCGGQVSILKAVEQHPRIDVDALVNELEQASQIQGAGIDTRYLDVPSLIQYIQSRYHDTLRAEFKQLSPYVTKLAKVHGPQNPHLIQLKSVYDTFKDEMLAHIEEEEQIAFPKLVAAYQGEQIEDLEATIDSLISEHLNAGQLLQEIRQLTDDFETPSTACGTWRLVYQRIEDLEKETHAHVHIENHVLFPKVEHLR from the coding sequence ATGATACAAACACAAGAAAAGGTCGCAGATATTGTAACGCAATACCCTAAAACAGCAGATGTTTTCCGTAAATATGGCATCGATTTTTGCTGTGGTGGACAAGTTTCAATCTTGAAAGCCGTTGAACAACATCCTCGTATCGATGTAGACGCATTAGTCAATGAGTTAGAGCAAGCAAGTCAAATTCAAGGAGCAGGTATAGATACACGTTATTTAGATGTGCCCTCATTGATTCAATACATCCAATCACGTTATCACGATACTTTAAGAGCAGAATTCAAACAACTCTCTCCTTATGTAACAAAGCTGGCAAAGGTACATGGTCCTCAAAACCCTCATTTAATTCAATTAAAATCGGTCTATGATACTTTTAAAGATGAGATGTTAGCGCATATTGAGGAAGAAGAACAAATTGCTTTTCCAAAATTGGTTGCGGCGTATCAAGGAGAACAAATTGAAGATCTCGAGGCAACGATCGATTCGCTGATAAGTGAACATCTGAATGCAGGACAATTACTACAAGAGATACGTCAACTAACAGATGATTTTGAAACTCCAAGTACAGCGTGTGGGACTTGGCGCTTAGTTTATCAACGCATTGAAGACTTAGAAAAAGAAACACATGCACATGTCCACATAGAAAATCATGTGCTATTCCCTAAAGTAGAACATTTACGCTAA
- a CDS encoding betaine/proline/choline family ABC transporter ATP-binding protein (Members of the family are the ATP-binding subunit of ABC transporters for substrates such as betaine, L-proline or other amino acids, choline, carnitine, etc. The substrate specificity is best determined from the substrate-binding subunit, rather than this subunit, as it interacts with the permease subunit and not with substrate directly.) — MLRIQNLTKIYPGGKKAVDNLSLDIEEGSFVAFIGTSGSGKTTALRMINRMIEATSGKILIGDQDVRKMNPVELRRSIGYVIQQIGLMPHMTIKENIVLVPKLLKWSEEKKTQKAKELIKLVDLPESYLDQYPAQLSGGQQQRIGVIRALAAEQDIILMDEPFGALDPITRDTLQDLVKSLQKKLGKTFIFVTHDMDEAIKLANRICIMSEGKVVQYDTPDNILRHPANDFVKTFIGDHRLIQERPNIRTVQDAMIKPITVNADDSLNHTVSLMREKRIDTIFIVNKQNKLLGYLDIEDINEGLRKQAELIDVMQRDVYHVHVDSKLQDSVRTILKRNVRNIPVVDNEGRLVGLITRANLVDIVYDSIWGEDAEAEQVNIENNIGDGI; from the coding sequence ATGTTGCGTATTCAGAATTTAACTAAAATCTATCCAGGTGGAAAGAAAGCCGTGGATAATTTGAGTCTTGATATTGAAGAAGGCTCATTTGTAGCATTTATAGGGACAAGTGGAAGCGGAAAAACGACAGCATTGCGAATGATTAATCGTATGATTGAGGCCACAAGTGGCAAAATTTTAATTGGGGATCAAGATGTCCGTAAGATGAATCCGGTAGAATTACGCCGAAGTATCGGCTATGTGATACAACAAATTGGTCTTATGCCGCATATGACAATCAAAGAGAATATTGTTTTAGTACCCAAGTTATTAAAATGGTCAGAAGAAAAGAAAACACAAAAAGCTAAAGAACTCATCAAATTAGTGGATTTACCTGAGTCTTACTTAGACCAGTATCCTGCGCAATTATCAGGAGGACAACAGCAACGTATTGGCGTTATTAGAGCTTTAGCAGCGGAACAAGACATTATATTGATGGATGAGCCTTTTGGTGCGCTCGATCCGATTACACGAGATACACTGCAAGATTTGGTCAAATCATTACAGAAAAAACTTGGCAAAACGTTTATTTTTGTAACACATGATATGGACGAAGCGATAAAATTGGCAAATCGTATTTGTATAATGTCGGAAGGGAAAGTCGTACAGTATGATACGCCAGATAATATTTTACGTCATCCGGCGAATGATTTTGTAAAAACGTTTATTGGTGATCATCGTTTGATACAAGAAAGACCGAATATACGTACAGTACAAGATGCGATGATTAAGCCTATTACCGTTAATGCGGATGATTCGCTCAATCATACGGTCTCCCTTATGAGAGAAAAACGAATTGATACGATATTTATTGTGAACAAGCAAAATAAATTATTGGGCTATTTAGACATAGAGGATATAAACGAAGGACTACGGAAGCAAGCAGAGTTAATTGATGTGATGCAACGGGACGTCTACCATGTGCATGTAGACAGTAAGCTACAAGATTCTGTGCGAACAATTTTAAAACGAAACGTGCGTAATATTCCGGTCGTTGATAATGAAGGCCGACTTGTCGGTTTAATTACACGTGCCAATTTAGTCGATATTGTTTATGACTCGATATGGGGTGAAGATGCTGAAGCGGAACAAGTCAATATTGAAAATAATATAGGAGATGGGATCTAA
- a CDS encoding ABC transporter permease yields MIQFLHEYSGELLNKTIEHFYISLMALFIAIIIAVPLGIVLAKTRKVANVVLTAAGVLQTIPTLAILALMIPIFGVGKTPAIIALFLYVLLPILSNTVLGVQNIDENIKQAGLSMGMTRFQLMKSVELPLALPLIMGGIRLSSVYVISWATLASYVGAGGLGDFIFNGLNLYNANMIIVAAILVTALALIADMLLALVERWTIPKGLKVEK; encoded by the coding sequence ATGATTCAATTCTTACATGAATATAGCGGTGAACTCCTTAATAAAACCATTGAGCACTTTTATATATCATTAATGGCATTATTTATCGCCATTATTATTGCAGTACCTCTGGGTATTGTATTGGCGAAAACACGGAAAGTTGCCAATGTAGTCCTTACAGCAGCAGGTGTTTTACAAACCATCCCGACATTGGCAATTCTAGCATTGATGATTCCAATTTTTGGTGTAGGGAAAACACCAGCGATTATTGCTTTATTTTTATATGTGCTTTTACCTATTTTAAGTAATACCGTATTAGGTGTTCAAAATATTGATGAGAACATTAAGCAAGCAGGTTTAAGTATGGGGATGACACGTTTTCAGCTCATGAAGAGTGTTGAACTTCCTCTAGCGCTCCCATTAATTATGGGGGGGATTCGTTTATCAAGCGTTTATGTCATTAGTTGGGCAACGCTAGCTAGTTACGTGGGCGCTGGCGGCTTGGGTGATTTTATTTTTAATGGGTTGAATTTATATAATGCCAATATGATTATTGTAGCGGCAATTTTAGTAACGGCGCTCGCTTTGATTGCTGATATGTTGTTAGCGTTAGTTGAAAGATGGACGATACCTAAAGGGTTAAAAGTTGAGAAATAA
- a CDS encoding ABC transporter permease — translation MSGNLIEQLFQYYQNNIGYLWALFLNHLLMSVYGVLFASLIGIPLGILLSRYNKMAWFVITVANVIQTVPVIAMLAILMLQMGLGTTTVVVAVFLYALLPIIKNTYTGITGVDSNIKDAGKGMGMTQNQVLRMIELPLALSVIIGGVRIALVVAVGVVAVGSFIGAPTLGDVVIRGTNATDGTTFILAGAIPIALIAVGIDVLLRLVEKRLDSAKHA, via the coding sequence ATGTCAGGAAACTTAATCGAACAGTTATTCCAATACTATCAAAATAATATTGGCTACTTATGGGCATTATTTTTGAATCATTTATTAATGTCTGTGTATGGCGTATTATTCGCTTCTCTTATCGGTATTCCTTTAGGTATTTTATTATCACGTTACAACAAAATGGCTTGGTTCGTCATTACGGTAGCGAATGTCATACAGACGGTCCCAGTTATTGCGATGCTTGCCATTTTGATGTTACAAATGGGACTCGGAACAACGACAGTTGTTGTCGCTGTATTTCTTTATGCACTGTTACCGATTATTAAAAATACGTACACAGGCATCACGGGCGTCGATAGCAACATTAAAGATGCAGGGAAAGGTATGGGCATGACACAAAATCAAGTGCTCAGAATGATTGAACTCCCACTCGCATTATCAGTCATCATTGGTGGGGTACGAATTGCGCTTGTTGTCGCAGTAGGTGTGGTTGCAGTGGGTTCGTTTATCGGTGCACCAACATTAGGAGATGTCGTCATCAGAGGGACAAACGCGACAGATGGTACCACTTTTATTTTAGCAGGCGCAATTCCTATTGCTTTAATTGCTGTAGGCATTGATGTGCTTTTACGTCTTGTAGAAAAAAGATTAGATTCTGCAAAGCATGCTTAA
- a CDS encoding Glu/Leu/Phe/Val family dehydrogenase produces the protein MIFEKMAQADYEQLVFCHDETTGLKAIICIHDTTLGPALGGCRFWNYETEEEAITDVMRLAKGMTYKNAAAGLNLGGAKTVVIGDPKKDKSEAFFRALGRYIHSLDGRYITAEDVGTTVEDMDMIYLETPHVCGISESYGSGGNPSPMTALGVYYAMKRTAKEAFGSDSLKGKTVAVQGVGNVAFHMCQYLHDEGAHLIVTDINEEAVQNAVEAFDAQAVGIDEIYSVDADIFAPCALGGVLNDETIPSLKAKMVCGSANNQLLEENRHGQMLEKRGIIYAPDFVVNSGGVINVADELNGYHRERAEKKVKAVYDQMDKIFTIAKETHVLPLQAAEHLAESRINTMMRVHSKYSAKPNNQLRDTRTH, from the coding sequence ATGATTTTTGAAAAAATGGCACAAGCTGATTACGAGCAATTAGTTTTTTGTCATGATGAAACGACAGGATTGAAGGCAATTATATGTATTCATGATACGACTTTAGGTCCTGCGTTAGGGGGATGTCGTTTTTGGAACTATGAAACGGAAGAAGAAGCAATCACTGATGTGATGCGACTTGCAAAAGGGATGACATACAAAAATGCAGCTGCTGGTTTAAATCTAGGTGGCGCAAAAACAGTAGTCATTGGCGACCCTAAAAAAGATAAGTCCGAAGCATTCTTTCGTGCGCTAGGTCGCTATATTCATAGTTTAGATGGACGCTATATCACTGCTGAAGATGTAGGCACAACGGTTGAAGATATGGATATGATTTACTTAGAAACACCGCATGTCTGTGGGATTAGTGAATCTTATGGTTCAGGTGGCAATCCAAGCCCGATGACCGCATTGGGGGTTTATTACGCAATGAAGCGAACTGCGAAAGAAGCCTTCGGGTCAGATTCGTTAAAAGGAAAAACAGTTGCTGTCCAAGGTGTGGGCAATGTTGCTTTTCATATGTGCCAATATTTGCATGATGAAGGAGCACATTTGATCGTCACTGATATTAACGAAGAAGCAGTTCAGAATGCGGTTGAAGCATTTGATGCGCAAGCAGTCGGCATTGATGAAATTTATAGTGTCGATGCAGATATTTTTGCACCATGTGCCTTAGGTGGCGTGTTGAACGATGAAACGATTCCTTCGTTAAAAGCTAAAATGGTTTGTGGTAGTGCAAATAATCAGCTCTTAGAAGAAAATCGTCATGGTCAAATGTTAGAAAAACGTGGCATTATTTATGCACCGGATTTTGTTGTGAACAGTGGTGGCGTCATTAACGTGGCTGATGAACTGAACGGCTATCATCGTGAGCGGGCTGAGAAAAAAGTAAAAGCTGTCTATGATCAAATGGATAAAATATTTACAATTGCGAAAGAAACGCATGTTTTACCATTACAAGCGGCAGAGCATTTAGCTGAATCAAGAATCAATACAATGATGCGTGTGCACAGTAAATACTCAGCCAAGCCGAACAATCAATTGCGTGATACACGTACCCATTGA
- a CDS encoding PTS transporter subunit IIC produces the protein METTEKRMNFKQFMYKVLNGLAISIIAGLIPNAVLGGLFKYLSQYADIFSTLQFVVLGIQFALPVMVGVLIALQFKLDPMSTALVGAASFVGSGAAKVTEAGWQIVGIGDLINTMITASIAVLLVLWIGDRLGSLNVILLPILVGGIPGLIGVLTLPYVSKITLAIGSLVNTFTTLQPVLMGVLIAVLFSFIIISPISTIAVGLAIGISGLAAGSAAIGVATTAIVLFIGTLRVNKIGVPIAILLGGMKMMIPNTIRYPIIFLPVGITAAITGAAGALLGITGTKETAGFGIVGLVGPIKALELMEGNHVASLMIVITVFFIIPLVVGFIVNLLLSKVFKLYTSEIYKFTATEK, from the coding sequence ATGGAAACAACAGAGAAAAGAATGAACTTTAAACAATTTATGTATAAGGTGTTGAATGGCTTAGCAATTTCAATAATTGCAGGACTAATTCCGAATGCTGTATTAGGTGGATTATTTAAATATTTAAGCCAATATGCAGATATATTTAGTACATTACAATTCGTCGTGTTAGGCATACAGTTTGCTTTACCTGTTATGGTCGGTGTACTCATCGCCTTACAATTCAAACTTGATCCGATGAGCACAGCTTTAGTAGGTGCAGCATCTTTTGTAGGTTCTGGTGCAGCTAAAGTGACTGAAGCTGGATGGCAAATCGTAGGAATTGGAGATTTAATTAATACGATGATTACCGCTTCAATTGCCGTGCTACTAGTATTATGGATTGGTGACCGATTAGGAAGCCTAAATGTGATTTTATTGCCTATTTTAGTCGGAGGCATACCGGGTCTCATCGGTGTTTTAACCTTACCTTATGTTAGTAAAATTACATTAGCAATCGGAAGTTTGGTGAATACTTTTACGACTTTACAACCCGTTTTAATGGGTGTATTGATTGCAGTATTATTTTCATTTATTATCATTTCACCGATTTCTACGATTGCAGTCGGTCTTGCGATTGGGATTTCTGGATTAGCTGCGGGATCAGCTGCTATTGGGGTAGCCACGACAGCAATCGTGTTGTTCATTGGTACTTTGCGTGTCAATAAAATTGGTGTGCCCATTGCGATCTTATTAGGGGGCATGAAAATGATGATTCCTAATACAATTCGTTACCCTATTATCTTTTTACCAGTGGGGATTACTGCTGCGATTACAGGAGCGGCAGGTGCACTGCTCGGTATCACTGGAACAAAAGAAACGGCTGGTTTTGGAATAGTTGGACTTGTGGGTCCGATTAAAGCATTAGAATTAATGGAAGGCAATCATGTAGCATCGCTGATGATTGTGATTACCGTATTTTTTATTATCCCACTTGTTGTAGGCTTTATAGTCAATTTGTTGCTTTCTAAAGTGTTTAAACTTTACACTTCTGAGATATACAAATTTACAGCGACTGAAAAATAA